The nucleotide sequence ATTAATCTCCTAAACGTGTTGCTAGCATCAATATATGGTGTTTGTTGTTATACAACTCTTGCGTCTATTATTGCAAACAAGAGTTATATTTACATCGAAATGTATGAATTCTTTGGAAATATGTTAGCTATTGAGGATTTAGTTTATGAAATTTCAATAATCCAAGCAAATAAAAAGATGTAGAATCCCACCCACCCGCTAATTTGTGTTGCTTTACATATAATACATTTTGTATaaaatgttttattttattttcatatctCGGTGTATATtcttgggggggagggagagagaggagggggggaTGGGAAAGTCTAGAGCATTCCAATCTACTAAATATCACGATATTAGTTTGTTGGATCGTGCCTTCTCTGTTTCGAATCTACTTGAGGATGACAAAATCATGCCTCCACATCGTTGCATCGTTGGGGGAGAGCGAGCGGCAAAATCTGGACAAATAAGAACAAGATGGACATTGCTTCCTCATCAAATCTATTGAGGACACCACCTCATTGTATTTCTTCAAGGGAAACCCATCACAAACGAAAGGGACTTGGGGTTGTGGAAGCTACATCCACGGGGCAACAACCCAATCTGTTCAGATAGTGTGGCCAACACCACTCACAGAAGCCAACGccaaaaattgtgtgtgtgtgtggttgagGGGACAACCACAATGTATACCTCACCGACATCAACCTAGAAATGTCGACAAACACAAACCAGAAGAACCTCACTAGGCCGCATCTAGAAGGAAGACACCTGCCTAAACCCATGAAGCCGCCCGAAAAAGCGCCAACGTTGTAGAGCAAGAGCCAAATGGTCATTATTTCGACTGTTGAGGCTTCCACCTCTCCGTTGGCAATGAGGATGGAGGGGTGAGAGAAGTTTTTAGTTGGTGGGGGCTCTCTTTGGTCATCAAAGATACGTGAGTCTAGTGCCAACCTTTGTTTTTGCATTTACATTTGACTTGAACAAAACCACGAAACACACAAGTACAATGTCACTTGTTGGTTTGTAACTGGATCAGCCCACGACTCATTTGGCAGTTCAGTTTTTTTCATAGAAATGATGAAGAACATAATATTTACAATAAATGAGAAAATTATACCTCTTCTTCCATAAAACTCAATTAACATAAACATACGATAATTTTTCATTCTAAAGAAACACACAAACATAATGTTTAGTCAAAGAACAAATGAACCAAAGAAATAAATCACAATATGTTCTTCAATCTAGAATTGAGCTTGGATATTGTCTACTATGTTCTTGTCCACCTGGAAGGCTTTGGCAAGGATATCATCTGAGATGGATGGCTTGGATCCGAACACCGCATTGTTTACGGTGATCACTCCAGGGTTCTTGCTGCTCAGCGCGGCAATGGCTACGGCTTTGTTGGTTCCCAAGTTGAACTGGAAGTGAATCAATCCTTGCGGAAACACAAACACGTCCCCTTTGTTCAGAAATTTTGCGAACAACTTGTTCTCTAGGTTTGACGTCACGAAACCAACATAGAGCGAGCCTTCCAGCACGGTGAGGATCTCGGTTGCGCGGGGATGGATGTGGGGTGGGTTTTGACCATTGGGAGCATAATCGACGCGAACCAGGGAGATGCCCAAAGTGTTCAACCCATCAATATGCGCCACATTAACTGCGGTCACAGCAGATCCTTGCTTGTTGCTCGTGTTCCCAGCCATGTGAAGGCCAGAGAAGAAGAAATCTTCTACCACAGCGGTCTTTGGGTCTTTGCATGCAAATCCATTGACAAAAACTGCACACATACACATACAGATTTTTGAACAATTAATTAACAGCTATGTATTGGCAGAAGTAACACAAACATTTCACCGCACGTATGTGTACGTGGTTATACACATACCTTGGGATGTTCTGTCAGCGACGCAGAAATCCTGGAGCTGGCCTGGGTCAGAGGCAAGAGCACGAGAAGCCGACATGGCCATAAGGGCAAGGAGGAAGAACTTTGAGGCCATATGGATGCCCAAAGTTAATGCTCACTAGATCAAGTGTGTTTGGTCGAGTAGACAATGAGTTATGCAAACTAGCTCTTGTGATGCTTCGAAGGGCTGCGGGAGACGGGTATGTATAGGGAATGGGAGGAAGAGCTTTTGTGTTTGTTCTGTTGAAGCGCATGCATGTGGAATTGTGGATATGAAGGAAATAGTCTTTAGTAGCTCCCAAGTCTAAAGCGTGTTCCGGGCCGGCCTGCCTATGACGGCCAACTAATCGATCCCACCCTGTCTTTTAATTCGTAAATAATGCATGGTTTGAACAAATCACGTTTGTCCTTGTACAAGCTCTCTTATCTCACCAGATGGAACTTGCGATGCAGTCATGCATCAACCTAAAGGCTTTAAACACTTTATTAAAGGACTCCATTTTTATAACTGCTAAAAACCATCTCCAAAAAAAAACCTGCTAAACACACAAGTAAGAAGTGTAGCACGCTCTAGGAGAAAACGCTTTCTTAACTGCATCTCCCAACTTTCGTTCTTGCTT is from Triticum aestivum cultivar Chinese Spring chromosome 1B, IWGSC CS RefSeq v2.1, whole genome shotgun sequence and encodes:
- the LOC123086699 gene encoding putative germin-like protein 2-1, translated to MASKFFLLALMAMSASRALASDPGQLQDFCVADRTSQVFVNGFACKDPKTAVVEDFFFSGLHMAGNTSNKQGSAVTAVNVAHIDGLNTLGISLVRVDYAPNGQNPPHIHPRATEILTVLEGSLYVGFVTSNLENKLFAKFLNKGDVFVFPQGLIHFQFNLGTNKAVAIAALSSKNPGVITVNNAVFGSKPSISDDILAKAFQVDKNIVDNIQAQF